The proteins below are encoded in one region of Deltaproteobacteria bacterium:
- a CDS encoding ATP-binding protein — protein MKKAIQRRTAVSIFIVGILPIIVGTSFVYLQGRKELTESVGKDFARITREIAGNIEIIIEQYVSSIRGLAISPVLRDAVRSANKAYAGRGEASIEKEIRQMDLQWVMTGNKDESLKKYLLNLAARYLLDIKKQTGEYAELFITDSRGALVASTDKTQYLYFGNEEWWQTAYNNGKGELYISKIYLDPDKNQYLQGIAAPIMDEGGNHLLGVVRIVHKIERLSQVVQKLRIGKSGHVMLLNSSGSILIYSMLPPHIQMVTEELMRDITLTRRGWAVVKDNARGDVDAISGFAPLAFSFDYGKNIFGGNKWYTFVSQSPEESYAPMSALLKRTLLLLVFSVGILSAMGFWAARRIVKPIHILERGARIIGSGDMSHRIDIKTGDEIEELAMEFNQMVEKINQSYTELEKRVAERTEDLKRSYKEMEDVNRLKSEFLANMSHELRTPLNSILGFSEMLYEGMCGELTAKQTEYAEYIHKSGSHLLALINDILDISKIEAGKMEIKPAEFSVTAAIKETQAIIYPMAFKKRISIEVNIDDNISTIVADKRMFEQIMYNLMSNAVKFTGEGGYIKVNAVSNNYYLQTSVIDNGIGIKSEDIDLIFKEFKQADSSLSRKHEGTGLGLALTKRYVEMQGGSISVDSEYGKGSNFTFRLPVNITQLPPHTPAA, from the coding sequence ATGAAAAAGGCTATTCAGCGAAGGACAGCTGTTTCTATATTTATAGTTGGAATACTCCCTATTATTGTGGGCACATCTTTTGTTTACCTCCAGGGCAGGAAGGAGCTCACAGAATCTGTAGGGAAGGACTTTGCGCGGATAACCAGAGAGATAGCAGGCAACATAGAAATAATCATAGAACAGTATGTTTCCAGCATCAGGGGTCTGGCCATATCCCCGGTCTTAAGAGATGCAGTCAGGTCTGCCAATAAGGCATATGCAGGCAGGGGAGAGGCCTCAATTGAAAAAGAGATACGGCAGATGGATCTGCAATGGGTAATGACTGGAAACAAAGACGAGTCTTTAAAAAAATATTTGTTAAACCTTGCTGCCAGATATCTTCTGGATATCAAGAAGCAGACAGGCGAATATGCGGAGCTTTTTATAACCGACTCAAGAGGCGCGCTGGTAGCGTCTACAGACAAGACCCAGTATCTTTATTTTGGGAATGAAGAGTGGTGGCAGACAGCCTATAATAACGGTAAAGGGGAATTATATATAAGCAAGATATATCTTGATCCGGATAAAAATCAGTATCTGCAGGGCATCGCAGCCCCTATCATGGACGAAGGAGGAAATCACCTTCTCGGTGTTGTACGTATAGTCCATAAGATAGAAAGGCTCTCACAGGTGGTGCAAAAACTTCGAATCGGCAAGAGCGGTCATGTCATGCTGCTCAATTCCTCCGGGTCAATTCTAATCTACTCTATGCTTCCTCCTCATATTCAGATGGTTACAGAGGAGCTTATGAGGGATATTACTTTAACCCGCAGAGGTTGGGCTGTTGTCAAGGATAATGCCCGTGGTGATGTAGATGCCATCTCAGGATTTGCTCCGTTAGCCTTCTCATTCGATTATGGGAAGAATATCTTTGGCGGTAACAAATGGTATACATTTGTCAGCCAGTCTCCGGAAGAAAGTTATGCGCCTATGAGCGCCCTGTTAAAAAGGACTCTGCTGCTTCTGGTCTTCTCGGTTGGCATCCTTTCCGCAATGGGATTCTGGGCAGCAAGAAGGATTGTAAAGCCTATCCATATTCTTGAGCGCGGCGCCAGGATTATAGGAAGCGGCGATATGAGCCATCGTATTGATATAAAGACAGGCGATGAGATAGAGGAACTTGCCATGGAATTCAATCAGATGGTGGAGAAAATAAACCAGTCGTATACCGAGTTGGAAAAACGTGTTGCAGAAAGGACCGAAGACCTGAAAAGAAGTTATAAGGAAATGGAGGATGTGAACCGTCTGAAATCGGAATTCCTTGCCAATATGTCGCACGAGCTCAGAACACCGCTCAATTCTATCCTTGGTTTTTCAGAGATGCTTTATGAAGGCATGTGCGGAGAATTAACTGCAAAGCAGACGGAATACGCGGAGTACATACACAAGAGCGGCAGTCATTTGCTTGCGCTGATAAACGACATCCTTGATATTTCAAAGATAGAGGCAGGCAAGATGGAGATAAAACCCGCAGAATTCTCTGTTACGGCTGCTATAAAAGAAACACAGGCCATCATATATCCAATGGCTTTCAAAAAAAGGATATCTATAGAGGTTAATATAGACGATAATATATCCACAATTGTGGCTGACAAAAGGATGTTTGAGCAGATAATGTATAACCTCATGAGCAATGCCGTCAAATTCACAGGGGAAGGCGGCTATATAAAAGTCAATGCCGTGTCCAACAACTATTATTTGCAGACATCTGTCATAGATAATGGGATAGGGATTAAAAGCGAAGACATAGACCTGATATTTAAGGAATTTAAACAGGCCGACAGTTCATTAAGCAGAAAACACGAAGGAACAGGGCTCGGTCTTGCCCTGACAAAACGTTATGTGGAAATGCAGGGAGGAAGCATAAGCGTGGATAGTGAATACGGCAAGGGGAGTAATTTTACATTCAGGCTTCCGGTGAACATAACACAGCTACCGCCACACACTCCGGCAGCCTGA
- the sat gene encoding sulfate adenylyltransferase, whose protein sequence is MMGLIEPHGGRLVNRILEGKERDAISEKAQKLKKTHLSDREISDLEMIAIGAFSPLEGFMKKGDYNSVMDNMKLSNGLPWTIPITLSVTKDEAKNIKEGEDASLVNDAGEILAVLHVEEKFSHDKEKEAIQVYGTKDMAHPGVAKVFEMGDILLGGKVSVIHRVKQEKFKKYRLDPVETRHLFKEKGWKRVVGFQTRNPIHRAHEYIQKCALEVVDGLMIHPIVGETKGDDISAAVRMKCYEVLLENYYPKDRVALVVNPAAMRYAGPKEAIFHALIRKNYGCTHFIVGRDHAGVGNYYGTFDAHYIFDEFDPQEIGITPMFFDHTFYCKKCEGMASYKSCPHDSSHHVTLSGTKVREMLRAGAMPPPQFSRPEVANVLIEAMKMV, encoded by the coding sequence ATGATGGGTCTTATTGAGCCGCATGGCGGCAGGCTTGTGAACAGGATTCTTGAAGGAAAGGAAAGGGATGCCATTTCAGAAAAGGCGCAAAAATTAAAAAAGACGCACCTGAGTGACAGAGAAATATCTGACCTTGAGATGATTGCAATCGGCGCATTCAGCCCCCTTGAAGGATTTATGAAAAAGGGAGACTATAACAGCGTCATGGACAATATGAAGCTGTCAAACGGCCTTCCATGGACAATCCCGATAACACTTTCTGTTACAAAGGATGAGGCAAAAAATATAAAAGAAGGTGAAGATGCAAGCCTTGTAAATGATGCAGGAGAGATACTTGCAGTCTTGCATGTTGAGGAAAAATTCAGCCACGATAAAGAAAAAGAGGCCATTCAGGTCTATGGCACAAAGGATATGGCGCATCCTGGTGTTGCAAAGGTTTTTGAGATGGGTGATATTCTTCTTGGGGGCAAGGTTTCTGTCATTCACAGGGTAAAACAGGAGAAATTCAAAAAATACAGGCTTGACCCTGTTGAAACACGGCATTTGTTTAAAGAAAAGGGTTGGAAGAGGGTTGTCGGCTTTCAGACAAGAAATCCAATTCACAGGGCGCATGAATATATACAGAAGTGCGCTTTAGAGGTGGTTGACGGCCTTATGATCCACCCGATTGTCGGTGAAACAAAAGGAGATGATATCTCTGCTGCTGTAAGGATGAAATGCTATGAGGTATTATTAGAGAACTACTACCCGAAGGACAGGGTTGCCCTTGTTGTAAATCCTGCGGCAATGAGATATGCAGGGCCAAAAGAGGCAATATTCCATGCGCTCATAAGAAAAAACTATGGCTGCACGCATTTTATTGTCGGAAGGGACCATGCAGGTGTAGGGAATTACTACGGCACATTTGATGCCCATTATATATTTGACGAATTTGACCCTCAGGAGATCGGTATAACACCGATGTTTTTTGACCATACATTCTACTGCAAAAAATGCGAGGGAATGGCTTCGTATAAAAGCTGCCCCCATGACTCCAGCCATCATGTTACACTTTCAGGCACAAAGGTAAGGGAGATGTTAAGGGCAGGGGCAATGCCACCGCCGCAATTTTCAAGACCGGAGGTCGCTAATGTTTTGATAGAGGCGATGAAAATGGTCTGA
- a CDS encoding carboxypeptidase regulatory-like domain-containing protein — translation MKQIKILLKAIVLFIILFILSVNIADAETIRGTVKYKSADDAGKAVVYIENTGGTFIPSGKNPIMDQIDMTFVPYVLPVLVGTTVDFHNSDGLLNNIYTPSWAGYKFNLGTYPKGVVRPFTFDRLGEVVVLCNIHPMMEAYILALKNPYFVVPDKDGKYQIKDLPPGVYNLKMWYKKAVSPVKSITVEKGKETVADFR, via the coding sequence ATGAAACAGATAAAAATACTTCTTAAAGCCATAGTACTCTTTATAATTTTATTCATATTATCCGTCAATATAGCAGACGCAGAGACTATCAGGGGAACTGTCAAATATAAGTCAGCGGATGACGCAGGAAAGGCAGTGGTCTATATTGAAAACACAGGCGGCACATTCATACCTTCCGGAAAAAATCCCATTATGGACCAGATTGATATGACATTTGTTCCCTATGTGCTTCCTGTGCTTGTAGGTACCACAGTGGATTTTCATAACAGCGACGGTCTGCTTAATAATATCTATACACCGTCATGGGCGGGATATAAGTTCAACCTTGGCACCTATCCTAAAGGAGTGGTGAGGCCATTCACATTTGACCGTCTCGGCGAGGTAGTCGTTCTATGCAATATCCATCCTATGATGGAAGCCTATATACTGGCGCTGAAGAACCCCTATTTTGTAGTCCCGGACAAAGACGGGAAATACCAGATAAAGGATCTGCCTCCCGGGGTATATAACCTTAAGATGTGGTATAAGAAGGCTGTTAGCCCGGTTAAAAGCATAACAGTTGAAAAGGGAAAAGAGACAGTAGCTGATTTCAGATAG
- a CDS encoding PAS domain S-box protein, with protein sequence MKLAIRIKLMLGYAAILCLMLSVSILGYLALDNVSRTASQILVHAHKYDIVNNLMQSVKLFLDINDVLIKDPVHDTSYYDSLALDVEKKILYTGKLRLKDNEKKFLKEVDDELNFIRKSTKVSLGWTDAERSANLVSLLKDTDRAKLALINNMDALYDETWRSLDKVVIVADQAKEKALKQIITFSIIAIVAGIGISVYMAHRITTPIGALSLAASSVAKGAPYHEVEKTTEDEIGDLVTSFNQMALDLRASRDQIEKYNKELQTMVDERTAELEKTKEYLENIMEYSGDMIITTTLYDEIVQFNRGAENILGYNRENMVGVRFEDMFVDKRDYRRIRERAVEYGNVSNYDTRLMKKSGDIVRISLTISRLKDRRGTVIGLVVIGKDITKKEEGLKI encoded by the coding sequence ATGAAACTCGCAATCAGAATAAAGCTTATGCTTGGTTACGCAGCCATCCTGTGTCTTATGCTGTCAGTAAGCATTCTGGGATATCTGGCGCTGGATAATGTCAGTAGAACTGCAAGCCAGATTCTTGTGCATGCGCATAAATATGACATAGTTAACAACCTCATGCAATCTGTAAAACTTTTCCTTGATATAAACGATGTGCTTATAAAAGATCCTGTGCACGATACAAGCTACTATGACTCGCTTGCCCTTGATGTGGAAAAAAAGATTTTATATACGGGTAAGCTCAGGCTCAAGGACAATGAAAAGAAATTTCTTAAAGAGGTGGATGATGAGTTAAATTTTATACGAAAAAGCACCAAGGTGTCTTTAGGCTGGACAGATGCGGAACGGAGCGCAAACCTTGTCTCCCTATTGAAGGATACGGACAGGGCAAAGCTTGCCCTTATTAACAATATGGATGCCTTGTATGACGAGACATGGCGATCGCTCGATAAAGTGGTCATAGTGGCTGATCAGGCGAAAGAGAAGGCCTTAAAGCAGATTATAACCTTTTCTATAATTGCGATAGTTGCCGGGATAGGGATATCCGTTTATATGGCGCATAGGATTACAACCCCCATAGGGGCATTATCCCTGGCTGCCAGTAGTGTTGCCAAGGGCGCCCCTTATCATGAGGTCGAGAAGACAACAGAGGATGAAATTGGGGATCTGGTTACCTCATTCAATCAAATGGCGCTTGACCTGAGGGCATCCAGAGACCAGATTGAGAAATATAATAAAGAACTTCAAACTATGGTGGATGAAAGAACCGCTGAACTGGAAAAAACAAAGGAATATCTGGAGAACATCATGGAATATTCCGGAGATATGATTATTACCACCACACTTTATGACGAAATCGTTCAGTTTAACAGGGGCGCCGAAAATATACTCGGCTATAATAGAGAAAATATGGTGGGTGTTAGATTTGAAGACATGTTTGTTGACAAGAGGGATTACAGGAGGATAAGGGAAAGGGCGGTCGAGTATGGAAATGTGTCAAATTACGATACAAGGCTTATGAAAAAGAGCGGAGATATTGTGCGTATCAGTCTCACAATTTCAAGATTAAAGGACAGGAGAGGCACGGTCATAGGCCTTGTAGTCATTGGAAAAGATATCACCAAAAAAGAAGAAGGCCTGAAAATATGA